In Oryza sativa Japonica Group chromosome 11, ASM3414082v1, the following are encoded in one genomic region:
- the LOC107279290 gene encoding disease resistance protein RGA5-like — protein sequence MAHTMVSVATGVLCPVIGKLSTLLQMKYNRLKGVDSEILSLKDELSSMNALLLKLEDIDDLDIQVKEWRDQIRELSYDIEDRIDYFMFQVDGDAHRRESMKGFLQKSIRQLRMLRARDKMADQIIKLKARVDMASERRKRYNFDETLSSSIGVVPIDPRLPALYVEEENLVGIDTPRVELIRFLTEGDDKLLQKLQVVSIVGIGGLGKTTLARQVYGKISGQFDCQAFVSVSQKPDIRKIFKNILINITELDYGAIDAWDEERLINKLREFLNDKRYFVVIDDIWSTTVWTTIRCAFCENYRGSKILCTTRIISVAETCCSADCKNIYEMKPLSDVYAEKLFIKRIFGSEDQCPAYLKDIYIDILRRCGGLPLAIISLASLLATKPRTKEQWGRYRNSVCSATENVPSVSNMQRILSLSYNDLPHYLKTCLLYLSTFPEDVLILWDPLVRRWIAEGFVTAQGEGGRTLEEVGECYFNELINRSMIQPDEIQYDGQAHACRMHDMILDLIISKSVVENFITSFSHNYLLGCQDKVIRRLSLDCRERDAILPATMVLSSARSLVVYGSTEHIPLISAFHVLRTIAIESNDKLKNCYLRDIGRLFQLKCLRLREVGISELPEEIGELQELQTLELQRTRIKELPKSIVRLKNLVFLVADGITLPEGIGNMRALQKLIGVKVDISIPVDCLRELGGLNDLRCLYIIWCVSDAYPDKKTYTDSFVSCIDELCTFKLRYLQLGCDDSSLDFMLDSWSHPPYPLYNFQMITYYCFPIIPEWMATLFNVAFLDINVTSVGKDVLRILGDLPSLLSLSITTKTIVSERLVFGSNGFQCLKEFDFHSWQDVLGPLLFEVGAMPKLEKFRFNVWARTLGSLDSNFYEGLQNMACLKNLVIEVDCREARAEQVEATEVAAKNAIANNHLPDHLNVQMRRTNVDRMIKDTVMGNSVVEQQEETAVKIHYN from the exons ATGGCACACACCATGGTGAGCGTTGCCACAGGGGTCCTGTGCCCTGTGATTGGGAAACTCTCTACTCTATTGCAGATGAAGTACAACAGGCTGAAGGGAGTAGATAGTGAGATCCTCTCCCTGAAGGATGAGCTAAGTAGTATGAACGCTCTACTCCTGAAGCTAGAGGACATCGATGACCTCGATATCCAAGTGAAGGAGTGGAGGGACCAGATCCGGGAGTTGTCGTATGATATTGAGGATAGAATTGATTATTTCATGTTCCAGGTAGATGGTGATGCCCACAGGCGTGAAAGCATGAAAGGTTTCTTGCAGAAGAGCATTCGACAACTGCGGATGCTTCGAGCACGCGACAAGATGGCTGATCAAATAATAAAGTTAAAGGCTCGTGTTGACATGGCGAGTGAACGTCGCAAGAGGTACAACTTTGATGAGACCTTGTCAAGTTCAATTGGTGTGGTGCCGATCGATCCTCGATTACCAGCACTCTATGTAGAAGAAGAAAACCTAGTGGGCATTGATACACCAAGAGTAGAGCTCATCAGGTTTTTGACCGAAGGGGATGATAAATTGCTGCAAAAACTGCAGGTGGTGTCTATTGTTGGAATTGGTGGACTAGGAAAGACAACTCTTGCCCGTCAAGTTTATGGAAAAATTAGTGGGCAGTTTGATTGCCAAGCATTTGTATCAGTTTCTCAAAAACCCGACATAAGGAAAATATTCAAAAATATACTGATCAATATAACAGAGCTCGATTACGGAGCTATAGATGCATGGGATGAGGAGCGGCTCATCAATAAACTCAGAGAATTTCTCAACGATAAAAG GTACTTTGTCGTAATTGATGATATCTGGAGCACAACAGTTTGGACAACAATCAGATGCGCTTTCTGTGAAAATTACCGTGGCAGTAAAATATTGTGTACAACACGTATCATTTCTGTAGCTGAAACATGTTGCTCGGCTGACTGcaaaaatatttatgaaatGAAACCCCTGAGTGATGTTTATGCTGAAAAATTGTTCATCAAAAGGATTTTTGGCTCTGAAGATCAATGTCCTGCTTATTTGAAAGACATATATATTGACATCTTGAGAAGATGTGGTGGTTTACCATTGGCAATTATTTCTCTAGCTAGCTTATTGGCTACCAAACCACGCACAAAAGAACAATGGGGGAGGTACAGAAATTCTGTTTGCTCAGCAACTGAGAACGTTCCCAGTGTAAGCAACATGCAGAGGATTCTATCTCTTAGTTATAATGACCTGCCCCACTATTTGAAGACATGCTTGCTATATCTAAGTACATTTCCAGAGGATGTGCTGATATTATGGGATCCATTGGTAAGAAGATGGATAGCCGAAGGGTTCGTCACTGCACAAGGTGAAGGTGGACGAACTTTAGAGGAAGTCGGAGAGTGCTATTTTAATGAACTAATCAATAGGAGCATGATACAACCGGACGAAATCCAATACGACGGGCAAGCTCATGCTTGCCGAATGCATGATATGATTCTAGATCTTATTATATCTAAATCAGTTGTTGAAAATTTCATCACTTCATTTTCTCATAATTATTTATTGGGATGTCAAGACAAGGTAATTCGTCGACTTTCCCTCGACTGCCGAGAGCGAGATGCTATACTTCCAGCAACCATGGTTCTTTCGAGTGCTCGATCACTTGTTGTGTATGGGTCCACCGAACACATTCCACTTATTTCAGCCTTCCATGTTCTGCGCACAATTGCCATAGAAAGCAATGATAAACTGAAAAATTGTTATCTCAGGGATATAGGGAGATTATTTCAGTTAAAATGCTTGAGGCTGAGAGAAGTAGGCATAAGTGAGCTTCCTGAAGAAATAGGCGAGCTACAAGAACTTCAGACACTAGAGCTCCAACGTACCCGCATAAAAGAATTACCCAAGAGCATAGTTCGGCTGAAAAATTTAGTGTTTTTGGTTGCTGATGGCATAACTCTACCAGAAGGAATTGGAAATATGAGAGCTTTGCAGAAACTTATAGGGGTGAAAGTTGATATCAGCATCCCAGTGGATTGTTTGCGTGAACTGGGTGGTCTGAATGACCTGAGATGTCTGTATATAATATGGTGTGTTAGTGATGCATACCCTGACAAGAAAACATACACAGATAGCTTTGTTTCTTGCATCGACGAGCTGTGTACATTCAAGCTTCGGTACCTACAACTTGGATGTGATGATTCATCTCTGGATTTCATGCTGGATTCTTGGTCTCACCCTCCTTACCCGCTTTACAATTTTCAGATGATCACTTACTACTGTTTCCCCATAATTCCAGAGTGGATGGCCACGCTTTTTAACGTCGCATTCCTGGACATCAATGTTACTTCTGTGGGGAAGGATGTTCTTCGGATCCTTGGGGACTTGccttctctcttatctctttCAATTACGACAAAAACAATTGTATCTGAAAGGCTAGTCTTCGGCAGCAATGGGTTCCAATGTCTGAAAGAATTTGACTTCCATTCATGGCAAGATGTCTTAGGTCCTTTATTGTTTGAGGTTGGGGCTATGCCAAAGCTCGAAAAGTTTCGGTTCAACGTGTGGGCACGAACACTAGGATCTCTAGACAGCAACTTCTATGAAGGCCTCCAGAACATGGCTTGCCTCAAGAATCTTGTCATTGAGGTAGACTGTAGGGAGGCGAGGGCAGAACAAGTGGAGGCTACAGAGGTTGCTGCGAAGAATGCCATTGCAAACAATCATCTCCCCGATCATCTCAATGTTCAAATGAGACGAACCAACGTAGACAGGATGATAAAGGACACGGTCATGGGCAACAGTGTTGTGGAACAGCAAGAGGAGACAGCAGTAAAGATTCACTATAACTGA